The genomic segment ACCGCCACGACCTGTGCCGATGTCAAGACCGACGCCGAGACCCGCGAGCGCGCCTTTCGCGGCGGCCGCTGATTTTCTGTCCACCTGCTTTCCAAGGATTCAAAATGCGCGACACACGACTGCCCGTGACCGTTCTGTCCGGATTTCTCGGCGCCGGCAAGACGACGCTGCTCAACCACGTGCTGGCCAACCGCGAGGGCCTGCGCGTGGCCGTGATCGTCAACGACATGAGCGAGATCAACGTCGATGCCGCCCAGATTCGCGATACCGGTGCCCTTTCGCGCGTGGACGAAAAGCTGGTCGAATTCTCCAACGGCTGTATCTGCTGCACCCTGCGCGACGATCTGCTGGCCGAGGTCACGCGCTTGGCCCGTGAGGCGCGCTTCGATTATCTGCTGATCGAATCCACCGGCATCTCGGAGCCCATGCCGGTGGCCGCTACCTTTGCCGTGCGTGACGAGGACGGTTTTTCGCTCACCGACGTGGCGCGGCTGGACACCATGGTCACGGTGGTCGATGCCGCCGCGCTGCTGGCCGACTACGCCAGCGAGGATTTCATTGCCGACCGCGGTGAGTCGCTGGGCGAAGAGGACGAGCGCACCGTGGTCGATCTGCTCGTCGACCAGATCGAGTTCGCCGACGTCATCGTGCTCAACAAGACCGATATCGCGACCGACGCCCAGCGTCGCGATGCCCGTGGCGTGATCGCGGCGCTGAACCCGAAGGCGCAAGTGCTCGAGGTGGCCCGGGGCCGCGTGCCGGTCGCCGAGATCGTCGGCACGAACCGCTTCGATTTCGACCGGGCCGCGCAATCGGCTGGCTGGGTCCGCGAGTTGGCCGGCGAGCATACGCCCGAGACCGAGGAATACGGCATCAGCAGTTTCGTCTATCGCCGACGGCGGCCGTTTCATCCCCAGCGGCTGCTCGAACTGTTCCACCAGAACTGGCCGGGCGTGCTGCGCAGCAAGGGCCTGTTCTGGCTGGCAAGCCGGCCGGATTACGTGGGCGAGATTGCCCAGGCGGGCGGTGCGCTCACGCATCGGGCGGCCGGCCTGTGGTGGGCGAGCGAACTGGCCGGCGATGGCCCGGCCGACCCGGAGATCCGGGCCACGGTGCGCGAGCTGTGGGACGCGACCTGGGGCGATCGGCGCCAGGAGATCGTGATCATCGGGCTGCGCATGGATCGCGCGGACATCGAGGCGCGGCTGGATGCCTGCCTGCTGACCGAGGCCGAATGCGAGGCCGGCCCTGCGGCCTGGCAGCGCCTGCCGGACCCGTTTCCGGTCTGGCAGCTTGCGGCTGCCTGAGATCGCGCCGCCAGCCGGACCGTCAGGGCGTGGCGACGAGGCCGGTGGCGAATGCCAGCCAACTGCAGCCGAAGGCGCGGACATCTTCGTTGCCGAACCAATAAGCACGAGGTGATGATCATGCCTGCCCGAATCAGACAGCCTGCATTGAGCCGACTGTCGTCGTCGCCACGACGCGCCATACCGGTGACGATCGTGTGCGGTGCCCCGGGGGCGGGCAAGACAGCGCTGATCGAGCGATGGATAGAGGCCCACGGCCAACGTCGATTCGCCATTATCGCTGATACGAGCCCGCGGCCCGAAAACGCCGTGGGCGGCGTCGGTGCCACGGCGTTTCATGTCCGTGGTTCTGTCGAAGCGTTCCTGAGCCAGTCGATCACCGATACGCGCCAGGATGTTCTGTGCCAGGAGCTGTTCCGCACGCTGGACAGCGGCGACGTCGATGGTGTGTTCATCGAGGCGGGGCTGACCGCGGACCCGGCCACGATGGTCGCGGCATTACGCCAGCAACGGCCGGGCTATGCGCTGGTCGACCTTCTGGATGTTGCGCGCGTGGTGACCGTGCTCGACTGTGCGCGTCTGCAGGACGACTATGCCAGTACCCAGGCATTGGTCGAGCGCGATCGCCGCATACCGCCGTCCGACGAACGTACCGTGGCCAACATCGTGGCATTGCAGATCGAGTCTGCCGATACGATCGTGCTCAACAAGACCGATCTCGCCAGCGCTCAGCTCAGGCGTGAGGTTTGCGATATAGCGACGGTGCTCAATCCCGGCGCGCAGCGAATCCAGACGCGTTTCGGCGAGCTCGAAGAATCGGGCATGGCCGCCGATGACTTGTTCGGACGCGTTGATCGTGCTCATTACGGCCCGGGTTGGTTGCGCTACCTCGAAGAAACTCTGCCGACGACCCACGCCTACCAGGTGTCTCGCTGCGTTTATAAACGCCGCCGGCCATTTCACCCCGAGCGATTGATGACATTGCTCGACAACGGCTGGCCCTGGACGCTGCGCACGCGCGGCCAGTTCTGGATCGCCAGCCGGCCCGACTGGGCAATCGACATACAGCAGGCCGGTACGTCGGTCGCCATCCAGCCCTTCGGTTATTGGTGGGCAAGCGATGTGGTGGGAGGGTGCACGCCCGAGGATCCCCAGTTGCTCGAGGCCCTGAACCAACTCTGGCATCCGCTGTACGGCGACCGTCGCCAGCATGTTGCGATCCTGGGCGTTGATTTCGATCCGGTGACGTTAGAACGAGACCTCGACGACTGCCTGCTCACCGATGCGGAACTGGCCGGCGGCTGGAACCACTGGCGTGCCATGGCCGATCCCTGGCCGGTCTGGCGCTGATCCCGGCCCATGGGGGCCGGTTGTTCGAATAGATATGTTCGATAGCAGCCCGTATAGGAGATGACGATGAAACCGACCGGTATCGAGGCGCTCTTCGATCAGACCTGCGCGTCGGGCTACGACCAGCTGCAGTCCCGATTGGCACCGCTACGCGATGTGCTGCATCTGCTGACCGGCGTCATCCTCTCCGAGCTCCCGGCCGATGCGCGCGTGCTTTGCGTCGGCGCCGGGACTGGCACGGAGTTGATCGCCCTTGCCGAAGAGTTCCCGGCTGGTATTTCACCGCGGTAGAGCCGTCGCGCTGACGCTGATCGCCATCGGGTTCGTTTTAGGCGGGTATGGGGCGAGGCGTTCCAGCCGGCCTCGTTCGGAGAATCGAGAGGGGCAGGAAAGCCGGGTAGGCCTGGCTCGTAACGCCACCCACGCGTGATGCGACCACGGTGTCTATTCAGCGGCGGATCACCCGCGCATCGGTCAGGCGGTAGAGCAGGCCGTCGTCCGATTGTGTTTCACCGGCGAGACGCCCTTCGACCACGATCGGCTCCCAGGTCATTTCCGTGGCCTGCACACTGTGTACGTCGACGACGGTCGCCGGGCCGCCGGGCAAGTGAAAGAAGCACACCGGTGGATTGGCGGAGAGAATGAAGCGGGTCTGTTCTGCCGACATCTGGATCGGCAGCATGTAACCAGCCAACCGCACGGTATCGCCGAAATGTGCTCGCAGGGCGGGCGGGTAAGTCGCCGATACGCGAAACGTCTCGTCGTAGTCGAGATTTGCCTGCATCAGCGTAGCCCAGCCGAGAATCCCGTCGATCGCATCCGTGCCGTCTAACGTAGCGGCATATTCGTCGACGGTTGCAGCCGCGCGAACATCGAGGTCGATCTTCGTGGAGACCGGCCCTGCCGTTATCGTGAGCGTGTCGCGGCCCAGCGAACGGGCGACCAGGGTGATATCGGTATAGCCGCCGTCGCGGGTGAACGGTGTCGGGCCGACGCGCCGATTGTTGTTGATCGAACGCAACGTGATCGGCACGCCGTCGAGCAGGTCGCCGTCGGCATCGCGTACCTCGGCGGCGAGATAGACGACGTCGTTCTGAATGGCCGGAATCACTGGTGCACCGTCTGTCGGAGCGAGCTGCTCGTAGATCAACTCGATCGAGGCCGGCGTGTCTGCCAGGACCGTTTGCGTGCCCATCAGCAGCGCCAGGCCCAGCGCACCTGCGAGCCGCCGCGCGGCGCGTTTCATTCGCTGGCCAGCGTGTGCGCTATGTCCACGCGATAGGCCTGGATCGCCGGCAACAGCGCGGCCAGCAACCCGACGCCGATTGCAAGGCTCAGCAGCCACCATTCGGCGGGCTGCCAGGCCCAGCCGGTCAGGCGAAACAATTGTGCATCTTCGAGCCATAAGCCAAGTCCTTCGGTTACCAGATGTCCGATCAGCAGGCCGAGCGAAACCCCGCCTAGCGCGAGCATCTGGCCTTCGAGCAGGATGTGGCGCAACAGTTGTCCACGCGAGGCGCCCAGCGAACGCATGATTGCCAGATCGACGCGTCGCGCCCGTAACGCGTTGTACAGGGCAACGAATACGCTCAGGGCGGCCGCTGCGATCATCAGCCCGGCAAAGGCGGCCAGCGTATCCAGGCCGAAGCCGATCAGGCCAAGCAGGCGCGTGATCTCTGCTACGGGCGCCGCGGCCTGGAGGCTTGACACACGGTTGATCAGGCGCGGCAGCGTCAGACTGGCCAGTGGTGAATCAGACAGCAATAGCAAAGCGGTGATCTGACGACCCGTCGCCGGAAAATCGGCGTCCATGATCGAGGGCATCGGTGTGTCGCCGGTTACGGCATTTGTCGCACGATCGGCAGGCTCTTCGTGCTCGTGCTCGTGCTCGTGCTCGTGCTCGTGGTTATGGTCATGGTCATGGTCATGGGCGCGGTGCAGCGCCCAGACGCTGCGTACATCGGTCAAGGCCAGCCGGTCGATCACGCTATGGGTCGGCGCGAGCACGCCGACCACATGGTAGAGCGAGTCCTCGTGGACATGACCGCTGGCGGCGAAGCCGTGTACGCCTGCGAAAGTATCGCCCGGTGTCAGTCCCGTGGCGGCGGCCACCTGTGCACCCAGCACCGCTTCCATCGGCGCCGTCCATAGACGACCAGCGGCCGGTTTGGCGTCGTATAGCGCGACATAATCGGGCGTGGTACCTACGATTCGGTAGCCCTGCACACTGTCGCCGAGCGCCACCGGTACTGCGCCATCGACCAGGCGATGCCGCGACCATCGGCGCGCCTCGGCCAGGTCGATGTTTCCGGTGGGTGCGTCCACGTGATAAACGCTCGACAGAATCAGTTGCAGCGGAGAGCCCTTGGAGCCGACTACCAGATCGATGCCGCCTGCATCGTGCACGAGATTATTCTTGAGCTGCGTCGAAGCCAGTAGCAGCACGACGATAATGGCGCTGCCGAGCGCCAGCAGCGCAATATTCAACCCGGCCGTGAGTTTCTGGTGGCGCAGATAGGCCAGGCTGAGTCGCCAGAGATTCATGTCGCCACGCCATCGGTGCCGATCGTCAGCCGGCGTTTAAAGCGATCGGCGAGTCGGTGATCGTGCGTGGTGACGATAAGCGCGGCGCTCTCGGCTTCGGCACGCTCGATAAGCAAAGTGGCGACGCGCGCGGCGTTGGCATCGTCGAGGCTTGAGGTCGGCTCGTCCGCCAGGATCAGACTCGGCTCGTTGACAAGCGCACGGGCCAGGGCAACCCGCTGACGTTGGCCCCGACTGAGCTGCGCCGGGAGGCAGGGTTCGTACGCTGCAAGCCCGACGCGCTCGAGTGTATCGGTGATTCGGCTTGGATCGGGCGGCAGCCCGGCCAGATAGCGGGCCAGTGCGAGGTTATCGCCCACCGATAAGGCGCCAAGCAGATGCAGATTCTGATAGACCAGCCCGATATGACGTCCGCGAAAACGATCGCGCACGGCCTCGCTCATTCCGCCGAGCGGCTGTTCGCGGACGCGAATATCAC from the Salinisphaera sp. T31B1 genome contains:
- a CDS encoding ATP-binding cassette domain-containing protein — protein: MLCARDIVHCYAREPVIRLPQLKVAAGEQLVVLGPSGSGKSTLLHLLAGVLLPTQGDIRVREQPLGGMSEAVRDRFRGRHIGLVYQNLHLLGALSVGDNLALARYLAGLPPDPSRITDTLERVGLAAYEPCLPAQLSRGQRQRVALARALVNEPSLILADEPTSSLDDANAARVATLLIERAEAESAALIVTTHDHRLADRFKRRLTIGTDGVAT
- a CDS encoding GTP-binding protein; this translates as MPARIRQPALSRLSSSPRRAIPVTIVCGAPGAGKTALIERWIEAHGQRRFAIIADTSPRPENAVGGVGATAFHVRGSVEAFLSQSITDTRQDVLCQELFRTLDSGDVDGVFIEAGLTADPATMVAALRQQRPGYALVDLLDVARVVTVLDCARLQDDYASTQALVERDRRIPPSDERTVANIVALQIESADTIVLNKTDLASAQLRREVCDIATVLNPGAQRIQTRFGELEESGMAADDLFGRVDRAHYGPGWLRYLEETLPTTHAYQVSRCVYKRRRPFHPERLMTLLDNGWPWTLRTRGQFWIASRPDWAIDIQQAGTSVAIQPFGYWWASDVVGGCTPEDPQLLEALNQLWHPLYGDRRQHVAILGVDFDPVTLERDLDDCLLTDAELAGGWNHWRAMADPWPVWR
- the zigA gene encoding zinc metallochaperone GTPase ZigA translates to MRDTRLPVTVLSGFLGAGKTTLLNHVLANREGLRVAVIVNDMSEINVDAAQIRDTGALSRVDEKLVEFSNGCICCTLRDDLLAEVTRLAREARFDYLLIESTGISEPMPVAATFAVRDEDGFSLTDVARLDTMVTVVDAAALLADYASEDFIADRGESLGEEDERTVVDLLVDQIEFADVIVLNKTDIATDAQRRDARGVIAALNPKAQVLEVARGRVPVAEIVGTNRFDFDRAAQSAGWVRELAGEHTPETEEYGISSFVYRRRRPFHPQRLLELFHQNWPGVLRSKGLFWLASRPDYVGEIAQAGGALTHRAAGLWWASELAGDGPADPEIRATVRELWDATWGDRRQEIVIIGLRMDRADIEARLDACLLTEAECEAGPAAWQRLPDPFPVWQLAAA
- a CDS encoding DUF3299 domain-containing protein, whose protein sequence is MKRAARRLAGALGLALLMGTQTVLADTPASIELIYEQLAPTDGAPVIPAIQNDVVYLAAEVRDADGDLLDGVPITLRSINNNRRVGPTPFTRDGGYTDITLVARSLGRDTLTITAGPVSTKIDLDVRAAATVDEYAATLDGTDAIDGILGWATLMQANLDYDETFRVSATYPPALRAHFGDTVRLAGYMLPIQMSAEQTRFILSANPPVCFFHLPGGPATVVDVHSVQATEMTWEPIVVEGRLAGETQSDDGLLYRLTDARVIRR
- a CDS encoding ABC transporter permease translates to MNLWRLSLAYLRHQKLTAGLNIALLALGSAIIVVLLLASTQLKNNLVHDAGGIDLVVGSKGSPLQLILSSVYHVDAPTGNIDLAEARRWSRHRLVDGAVPVALGDSVQGYRIVGTTPDYVALYDAKPAAGRLWTAPMEAVLGAQVAAATGLTPGDTFAGVHGFAASGHVHEDSLYHVVGVLAPTHSVIDRLALTDVRSVWALHRAHDHDHDHNHEHEHEHEHEHEEPADRATNAVTGDTPMPSIMDADFPATGRQITALLLLSDSPLASLTLPRLINRVSSLQAAAPVAEITRLLGLIGFGLDTLAAFAGLMIAAAALSVFVALYNALRARRVDLAIMRSLGASRGQLLRHILLEGQMLALGGVSLGLLIGHLVTEGLGLWLEDAQLFRLTGWAWQPAEWWLLSLAIGVGLLAALLPAIQAYRVDIAHTLASE